One genomic region from Aliarcobacter cryaerophilus ATCC 43158 encodes:
- a CDS encoding TIGR01777 family oxidoreductase → MKTIAISGASGFVGQSLTDFFSKQNYKVVQIKRDILNNSLKLDELINSSDVVINLSGANIINRWSESYKKLLISSRLDTTKKLVESLNRVEKKDKLFISTSAVGIYDNKAKYDENGSFSNDFLSTLCQNWEKEAQKAKSESTKVAIFRFGIVLGKNGGAFQKMITPFKLGLGGIIGSGKQHFSYIHIEDLIQVYSFVIEKEFDGVFNCTAPTPTTNLEFTKTLGRVLNRPTIFPIPEFVLKLIFSEGAKVLSDGQSAIPKRLLELGFNFKYKNIDETLKNLAQ, encoded by the coding sequence ATGAAAACTATTGCAATTTCTGGTGCTAGTGGGTTTGTTGGACAAAGTTTGACAGATTTTTTCTCAAAACAAAACTATAAGGTAGTTCAAATAAAAAGAGATATTTTAAATAACTCTTTAAAACTAGATGAACTTATAAACTCTAGTGATGTTGTTATAAATCTAAGTGGTGCAAATATAATAAATAGATGGAGTGAAAGTTATAAAAAACTTTTGATTTCAAGCAGACTTGATACTACAAAAAAACTTGTAGAATCTCTAAATAGAGTTGAAAAGAAAGATAAACTTTTTATCTCAACTTCAGCTGTTGGAATTTATGATAACAAAGCTAAATATGATGAAAATGGATCTTTCTCAAATGACTTTTTATCAACTCTTTGTCAAAATTGGGAAAAAGAGGCACAAAAAGCAAAAAGTGAGAGTACAAAAGTTGCTATTTTTAGATTTGGAATAGTTTTAGGAAAAAATGGTGGAGCATTTCAAAAGATGATAACTCCTTTTAAACTAGGTCTTGGTGGAATTATAGGAAGTGGGAAACAACACTTTTCATATATTCATATAGAAGATTTGATACAAGTTTATAGCTTTGTAATAGAAAAAGAGTTTGATGGAGTATTTAATTGTACGGCTCCAACTCCTACAACAAATTTAGAGTTTACAAAGACATTAGGAAGAGTTTTAAATAGACCAACAATTTTTCCTATTCCAGAGTTTGTTTTAAAACTAATATTTAGTGAGGGTGCAAAAGTTTTAAGTGATGGACAAAGTGCAATTCCTAAAAGATTACTTGAATTAGGATTTAATTTTAAATACAAAAATATAGATGAAACTTTAAAAAATTTAGCACAATGA
- a CDS encoding cryptochrome/photolyase family protein — translation MKQVLWFRRDLRVFDSEILANAKDEVLPIFIFDKNILNKLPKDDKRVTFIYKSVLELKNNLQKIGLDLAIFYANPKDVFIDLKNQGFDEVLTSIDFDIYAKTRDEECEKILPIKRYSDSFLIYPNDVLKADKTPYKVFTAFYNSLEFLHSSNNIKEFEISKNLKKSKFDYSFIPTLNDLGFEKQDLPDFLYKSADDLIEIFSIKIQNYQENRDYFYLDAGSNLSVHLRFGLISARTLFNKIKKLNAPKKEIDFFIRELFWREFYNYILYHFPKSQFENLNAIKINWNQSEDDFKNWCEGNTGVPIIDASMRYLNQTGLMHNRLRMVVSSYLTKNLLIDWRKGEEYFALKLLDYEASSNIGSWQWAASTGVDSVPYFRVFNPYLQSKKFDKDAIFIKTVLKDLKDISPKVIHTENGVQEDIFLNYPRQIVGINYSRNRSIMEFKRANNDK, via the coding sequence ATGAAGCAAGTTTTATGGTTTAGAAGAGATTTAAGAGTATTTGATAGTGAAATTTTAGCAAATGCTAAAGATGAAGTTCTACCTATCTTTATTTTTGATAAAAATATATTAAATAAACTTCCCAAAGATGATAAAAGAGTAACTTTTATATATAAAAGTGTTTTGGAATTAAAAAATAATTTACAAAAAATAGGACTTGATTTAGCAATCTTTTATGCAAATCCCAAAGATGTTTTTATTGATTTAAAAAATCAAGGGTTTGATGAGGTTTTAACTTCAATAGATTTTGATATTTATGCAAAAACAAGAGATGAAGAGTGCGAGAAAATATTGCCAATAAAAAGATATTCGGACTCTTTTTTGATTTATCCAAATGATGTATTAAAAGCTGATAAAACACCATACAAGGTATTTACAGCTTTTTATAACTCTTTGGAATTTTTGCATAGTTCAAACAATATAAAAGAGTTTGAAATTTCTAAAAATTTAAAAAAATCAAAGTTTGATTATAGTTTTATTCCTACTTTAAATGATTTAGGATTTGAAAAGCAAGATTTACCAGATTTTTTATATAAAAGTGCAGACGATTTAATAGAAATTTTTTCAATAAAAATCCAAAATTATCAAGAAAATAGGGACTATTTTTATTTAGATGCTGGCTCAAATTTAAGTGTTCATTTAAGATTTGGTCTTATTTCTGCTAGAACACTATTTAATAAAATAAAAAAGTTAAATGCACCAAAAAAAGAGATAGATTTTTTTATAAGAGAACTATTTTGGAGAGAATTTTACAACTATATTTTATACCATTTTCCAAAATCACAATTTGAAAATCTAAATGCAATTAAAATAAATTGGAATCAAAGTGAAGATGATTTTAAAAATTGGTGCGAAGGAAATACAGGAGTTCCTATAATAGATGCTAGTATGAGATATTTAAATCAAACAGGACTTATGCATAATCGTTTAAGAATGGTTGTATCTTCATATTTGACAAAAAATTTATTAATAGATTGGAGAAAAGGTGAAGAGTATTTTGCTTTGAAACTTTTGGATTATGAAGCAAGTTCAAATATAGGTTCTTGGCAGTGGGCTGCTAGTACTGGAGTTGATTCAGTACCTTATTTTAGAGTTTTTAATCCATATTTACAATCAAAAAAGTTTGATAAAGATGCGATTTTTATAAAAACTGTTTTAAAAGATTTAAAAGATATTTCACCAAAAGTTATACATACAGAAAATGGTGTTCAAGAAGATATTTTTCTAAATTATCCAAGGCAAATTGTAGGTATTAACTATTCAAGAAATAGGTCTATTATGGAGTTTAAAAGAGCGAATAATGATAAATAA
- the hsdR gene encoding EcoAI/FtnUII family type I restriction enzme subunit R, producing MTETDTRVNIIDPKLYQSSWTNNLISREYYFTDGRKLIGGKRGKRYFVDYLLTYKNTNLAIIEAKAQNKDPLDGLQQVINYAQKLKIDFVYSTNGDKIYEHSLLCGKGEFIEDYPTPEELFYRKFGKLKEQEEKVITQNFYFEGNKKPRFYQQIAVQKAVEAIVNDKNRVLLTLATGTGKTYIAFQIVYRLFQAKWNKDKTNRRPKILILADRNILKLQAMSEFNPMEKDLVDINGKDIKRRGGKVPTNGNVFFAIYQSIAENKNRIIENSEDENEDDVIAYYKQYPSNFFDLVIIDECHRGSANDTSSWRDILNHFSNSTHLGLTATPKRDDNADTYKYFGEPVYEYSLKDGINDGFLTPYKVKRIQTNIDEYHFNPDDIITGELDKNIVTLQEFEKSVIIPKRTRLLAKTILENINPFDKTIIFCVNQAHASSMKVAIDRYKTIKDSNYCVRVTSDEGEIGREFLEKFQNNDLDIPTILTSSKMLTTGVDAKNVRNIVLTAPISSMTEFKQIIGRGTRTYEGKDFFTIIDFVGATNLFYDKAWDDDPLSVDIKTTKIEDIEDDEINEENQTDEEKQNKKENSLNDDEFEAKTKEEKAKKEQVIIDIKGKKLKVINIETTYVGVDGKPLRSSEYLELLIGVLGRFYNDEQTLRDIWSNPKNRKELLEKLKDMNIDESQLEDLKDIFEAKNSDIYDVLAHLSFNHNIKTRDERAIAALNSKFIEKYQNEKAKDFIEFILQKYRKYGFKELEENKLSTLIEQSGFDKKDLMASFGDFKIRDEYFELQKEIYR from the coding sequence ATGACAGAAACAGACACAAGAGTTAATATTATTGACCCAAAACTTTATCAAAGTTCTTGGACTAATAATCTTATTAGTAGAGAATACTATTTTACAGATGGTAGAAAATTAATAGGTGGAAAAAGAGGAAAGAGATATTTTGTAGATTATCTTCTAACTTACAAAAATACGAATCTAGCAATTATTGAAGCAAAAGCTCAAAACAAAGACCCACTTGATGGACTTCAACAAGTTATAAACTATGCGCAAAAACTAAAAATCGATTTTGTTTACTCTACAAATGGAGATAAGATTTATGAACACTCACTCCTTTGTGGAAAAGGTGAGTTTATAGAAGATTATCCAACTCCAGAAGAGCTTTTTTATAGAAAATTTGGAAAATTAAAAGAGCAAGAAGAGAAAGTAATCACTCAAAATTTTTATTTTGAAGGGAATAAAAAACCAAGATTTTATCAACAAATTGCAGTTCAAAAAGCAGTTGAAGCAATAGTAAATGATAAAAATAGAGTTCTTTTAACTTTGGCAACTGGAACAGGAAAAACATATATAGCTTTTCAAATCGTATATAGATTATTTCAAGCAAAGTGGAATAAAGATAAAACAAACAGAAGACCAAAAATCTTGATTCTTGCAGATAGAAATATATTAAAATTACAAGCTATGAGTGAGTTTAATCCCATGGAAAAAGATTTGGTAGATATAAATGGAAAAGATATAAAAAGAAGAGGTGGGAAAGTTCCTACAAATGGAAATGTATTTTTTGCTATTTATCAATCTATTGCTGAAAATAAAAATAGAATTATTGAAAATAGTGAAGATGAAAATGAAGATGATGTAATAGCTTACTACAAACAGTATCCATCTAACTTTTTTGACTTAGTTATTATAGATGAGTGTCACAGAGGTAGTGCAAATGATACTAGCTCTTGGAGAGATATTTTAAATCATTTCTCAAACTCTACTCATTTGGGACTTACAGCAACTCCAAAAAGAGATGACAATGCAGATACTTACAAATACTTTGGAGAGCCAGTTTATGAATACTCTTTAAAAGATGGAATAAATGATGGATTTCTAACTCCATATAAAGTAAAGAGAATTCAAACAAATATAGATGAGTATCACTTCAATCCTGATGATATAATCACAGGTGAGTTGGATAAAAATATAGTAACACTTCAAGAGTTTGAAAAAAGTGTGATTATTCCAAAAAGAACAAGGCTTTTAGCAAAAACAATTTTAGAAAATATAAATCCTTTTGATAAAACAATTATTTTTTGTGTAAATCAAGCACATGCAAGTAGTATGAAAGTAGCAATAGATAGATATAAAACTATAAAAGATAGCAACTATTGTGTAAGAGTTACAAGTGATGAGGGTGAAATTGGAAGAGAATTTTTGGAGAAGTTTCAAAACAATGATTTGGATATTCCAACTATTCTTACAAGCTCAAAAATGCTAACAACTGGAGTTGATGCAAAAAATGTCAGAAATATAGTTTTAACTGCACCAATTTCTTCTATGACAGAGTTCAAACAGATAATTGGAAGAGGAACAAGAACTTATGAAGGAAAAGATTTTTTTACGATTATAGATTTTGTAGGAGCTACAAATCTATTTTATGATAAAGCTTGGGATGATGACCCTTTGAGTGTTGATATAAAAACAACAAAGATAGAAGATATTGAAGATGATGAGATTAATGAAGAAAATCAAACAGATGAAGAAAAACAAAATAAAAAAGAAAACTCTTTAAATGATGATGAATTTGAAGCAAAAACAAAAGAGGAAAAAGCAAAAAAAGAGCAAGTAATAATAGATATAAAAGGTAAAAAACTAAAAGTAATAAATATAGAGACAACTTATGTAGGAGTAGATGGTAAGCCTTTGAGAAGTTCTGAATATCTTGAGCTTTTAATAGGTGTTTTGGGAAGATTTTATAATGATGAGCAAACACTAAGAGATATTTGGAGTAATCCAAAAAATAGAAAAGAGCTATTAGAAAAACTAAAAGATATGAATATAGATGAGTCTCAACTTGAAGATTTAAAAGATATTTTTGAAGCAAAAAATAGTGATATTTATGATGTTTTGGCTCATTTGTCTTTTAATCACAATATAAAAACAAGAGATGAAAGAGCAATAGCTGCTTTAAACTCTAAATTTATAGAAAAATACCAAAATGAAAAAGCAAAAGATTTTATAGAGTTTATCCTACAAAAGTATAGAAAATATGGTTTCAAAGAGCTAGAGGAGAATAAACTCTCAACACTAATAGAGCAAAGTGGATTTGATAAAAAAGATTTAATGGCTTCATTTGGTGATTTTAAAATAAGAGATGAGTATTTTGAACTTCAAAAAGAGATTTATAGATAA
- a CDS encoding KilA-N domain-containing protein: MAKIIVQEKEITILTVENEDYISLTDMLKAKDGDFFISDWLRNRNTIEYLGIWEKIHNPNFNYGEFAIIKSQAGLNSYKLSVKEWSEKTNAIGLVAKTGRYGGTYAHKDIAFEFGMWISAEFKIYLIKEFQRLKDEEFKKLGWDIRRNLTKLNYKIHTDAIKENLIPKELTPQQINFVYANEADILNVALFGQTAKEWREQNENKKGNIRDEADVNQLVCLANMESLNAHLINEGFSKSQRIEKLNKIAINQMKILSGGDVKILEKDIKKNSIEIK; encoded by the coding sequence ATGGCAAAGATAATAGTTCAAGAAAAAGAAATTACTATTTTAACAGTAGAAAATGAAGATTATATCTCTCTTACAGATATGCTCAAAGCAAAAGATGGAGATTTTTTTATTTCTGATTGGCTTAGAAATAGAAATACTATTGAATATCTTGGAATTTGGGAGAAGATTCATAACCCAAATTTTAATTATGGCGAATTCGCCATAATTAAATCTCAAGCAGGACTTAATAGTTATAAACTAAGCGTAAAAGAGTGGAGTGAAAAAACAAATGCAATTGGACTTGTTGCTAAAACTGGTCGATATGGTGGAACTTATGCCCATAAAGATATTGCTTTTGAATTTGGGATGTGGATAAGTGCGGAGTTTAAAATCTATCTTATCAAAGAGTTTCAAAGACTTAAAGATGAGGAGTTTAAAAAGCTTGGCTGGGATATAAGAAGAAATCTTACAAAATTAAACTACAAAATCCACACCGATGCTATCAAAGAAAATCTTATCCCAAAAGAATTAACACCACAACAAATAAATTTTGTTTATGCCAATGAAGCAGATATACTCAATGTCGCTTTATTTGGTCAAACAGCAAAAGAGTGGAGAGAACAAAACGAAAATAAAAAAGGGAATATAAGAGATGAGGCAGATGTAAATCAACTTGTGTGTCTTGCAAATATGGAATCTTTAAATGCACATTTAATCAATGAGGGGTTTTCAAAAAGTCAAAGAATTGAGAAATTGAATAAAATTGCTATTAATCAAATGAAGATTTTGAGTGGTGGGGATGTGAAAATATTGGAAAAAGATATAAAGAAAAATTCTATTGAAATAAAATGA
- a CDS encoding restriction endonuclease subunit S yields MLCTTHNSPIFIKEKFWNIDTAFGIEANRNFLIPIFLFYFTKYFNFLDLNKSTTLPSLAKTHLLQINMVVPPLKTQQKVVSYLDEISNKMEKIKQIQKEKMQSLKELKASILDQAFKGEL; encoded by the coding sequence GTGCTATGCACTACACATAACAGTCCAATTTTTATAAAAGAGAAGTTTTGGAATATTGATACTGCATTTGGTATTGAAGCAAATAGAAATTTCCTAATACCTATATTTTTATTTTATTTTACAAAATACTTTAATTTTTTAGATTTGAATAAATCAACAACTTTACCATCTTTAGCAAAAACACATTTACTTCAAATTAATATGGTTGTCCCACCCCTAAAAACCCAACAAAAAGTAGTTTCATACCTAGATGAAATTTCAAATAAAATGGAAAAAATAAAACAAATCCAAAAAGAGAAAATGCAAAGCCTAAAAGAGCTAAAAGCATCTATTTTAGACCAAGCATTTAAAGGTGAGTTATAA
- the argC gene encoding N-acetyl-gamma-glutamyl-phosphate reductase, translating into MKFKVFVDGQHGTTGLKIHELLEQRDEIELLEIDEKDKKNIEKRKELLNSADLVFLCLPDDAAIESVSLIENENVKVIDASTAHRTNPSWVYGIPELTSKQRDKIKNSKRVCVPGCHASGLIISMKPLFREKILGKNHKLICHSITGYSGGGSSMINDYENGDFEIFGAQRPYSLGLNHKHLPEMKYVLKTNKAPIFTPSVGNFKQGMLVMSYIEKKSMKKSKNREELIKVYKDYYADELFIKIIENNDEYLENGFLNPMRCNNTNSIEVSIYENKTDLVIISRLDNLGKGASGAAIQCMNIMLGLEERKGLEIKL; encoded by the coding sequence ATGAAATTTAAAGTATTTGTAGATGGACAACACGGAACAACTGGATTAAAAATTCACGAATTATTAGAACAAAGAGATGAGATAGAGCTTTTAGAAATAGATGAAAAAGATAAAAAAAATATAGAAAAAAGAAAAGAGCTTTTAAATAGTGCTGATTTAGTATTTTTATGCCTTCCTGATGATGCGGCAATTGAGTCTGTAAGTTTAATCGAAAATGAAAATGTAAAGGTAATAGACGCAAGTACAGCGCACAGAACAAATCCATCTTGGGTTTATGGTATTCCTGAGCTTACAAGCAAACAAAGAGATAAAATTAAAAATTCAAAAAGAGTTTGTGTACCTGGTTGCCATGCAAGTGGACTAATAATCTCTATGAAACCTCTTTTTAGAGAAAAAATTTTAGGAAAAAATCATAAACTTATTTGCCACTCAATAACTGGATATAGTGGCGGTGGAAGTTCAATGATAAATGATTATGAAAATGGTGATTTTGAAATTTTTGGAGCTCAAAGACCATATTCTTTAGGTTTAAATCATAAGCATTTACCTGAAATGAAATATGTTTTAAAAACAAACAAAGCCCCTATTTTTACACCAAGTGTTGGTAATTTTAAGCAAGGTATGCTTGTAATGTCATACATTGAAAAAAAGAGCATGAAAAAATCAAAAAATCGTGAAGAGCTTATAAAAGTTTATAAAGATTATTATGCTGATGAGCTTTTTATCAAAATAATTGAAAACAATGACGAATATCTAGAAAATGGTTTTTTAAATCCAATGAGATGTAACAATACAAATAGCATAGAAGTATCAATTTATGAAAACAAAACAGATTTAGTAATAATCTCAAGACTTGATAATCTAGGAAAAGGTGCAAGTGGAGCAGCTATTCAGTGTATGAATATCATGCTAGGACTTGAAGAGAGAAAAGGTTTGGAGATAAAACTATAA